The following coding sequences are from one Haloarcula taiwanensis window:
- a CDS encoding threonine synthase, with translation MGMTQVTTLECTLCGAEYDPNQIIYTCPEHEGVKGILEVTYDYDAIDDAFDGDLGGPIPSQWKYEAFLPVAADADIVTLNEGGTDLFDAPNLSDALGVETLVKDDGRNPTGCFKDRASAIAVTKAKHAGRDIITCASTGNAAASLSGYAARGGMDCRIFVPGDAPTGKLAQPLVYGADVLAVNGSYDEAYDLSVEVTEKYGWYNRNAAINPFQVEGKRTVGHELADQSVARGHVPDWVVFSMGDGCTIAGAWKGFKEFYDLGYVDDHPKMLGVQAEGASAIHDAFHDHGNIDEIAETLADSIAVGRPRNTIKACRALEQSGGTSVLVSDEEILEAETLLGSTEGIYSEPAGAAPIAGVQTALDRGIIEQDETVVVVSTGFGLKDTKSAEKATGGVDRIDPEIAEVEGLYGTADEAAADD, from the coding sequence ATGGGCATGACGCAAGTCACAACCCTCGAGTGTACACTCTGTGGGGCGGAGTACGACCCGAACCAGATCATCTACACCTGTCCCGAACACGAGGGCGTGAAGGGGATACTTGAAGTAACGTACGACTACGATGCGATTGACGACGCGTTCGACGGTGACCTCGGCGGACCGATACCGAGCCAGTGGAAATACGAGGCCTTCCTGCCAGTCGCAGCGGACGCCGATATCGTGACGCTCAACGAGGGCGGGACAGACCTCTTCGACGCGCCGAACCTCAGCGACGCGCTAGGCGTCGAGACGCTTGTCAAAGACGACGGGCGGAATCCAACCGGCTGCTTCAAGGACCGTGCCAGCGCTATCGCTGTCACGAAAGCCAAACACGCCGGTCGGGACATCATCACCTGTGCCTCGACCGGGAACGCCGCCGCGTCGCTGTCGGGCTACGCCGCCCGCGGGGGGATGGACTGCCGTATTTTCGTTCCCGGTGACGCTCCGACAGGAAAGCTCGCACAGCCGCTCGTCTACGGTGCGGACGTACTCGCTGTCAACGGCAGCTACGACGAAGCCTACGACCTCAGCGTCGAGGTCACCGAGAAGTACGGCTGGTACAACCGCAATGCGGCGATCAATCCGTTTCAGGTCGAGGGCAAGCGCACCGTCGGCCACGAACTCGCCGACCAGTCCGTCGCTCGCGGGCACGTCCCGGACTGGGTCGTGTTCTCGATGGGAGACGGCTGCACGATAGCCGGAGCCTGGAAGGGGTTCAAGGAGTTCTACGACCTCGGCTACGTCGACGACCATCCGAAGATGCTTGGCGTCCAGGCTGAGGGGGCGTCAGCCATCCACGACGCCTTCCACGATCACGGGAACATCGACGAAATCGCCGAAACGCTGGCCGATTCAATCGCGGTCGGACGGCCGCGGAACACCATCAAAGCCTGCCGCGCGCTGGAACAGAGCGGCGGAACGAGCGTGCTGGTCTCCGATGAGGAGATTCTAGAGGCCGAAACGTTACTTGGCAGCACCGAAGGGATCTATTCCGAGCCGGCGGGAGCAGCGCCAATTGCCGGCGTCCAGACGGCACTCGACCGGGGTATCATCGAACAGGATGAAACCGTCGTCGTAGTGTCCACTGGTTTCGGCCTGAAGGACACGAAAAGCGCCGAGAAGGCGACCGGTGGAGTAGACCGAATCGACCCCGAAATCGCGGAGGTCGAAGGCCTGTACGGCACGGCCGATGAAGCCGCGGCCGACGACTGA
- a CDS encoding dihydroorotase — MTDIHIKDAQVVTASGVRSGEITISDGTIDAAGPVSSVPAPSDPDAVIDADGMVALPGAIDVHTHMHDDELFPDGIDFASQTASAVAGGVTTVIELPTQTPITTPDALQEKAETCSALAHVDFGLVAGNVQDPEIDVTGIMDAGTADFKTFTADPYLADDETIARLMRRVGDAGGTVRVHCETQGLLDDARSTIDGDEPDVYMDSRPLEAELDAISRAGYFAEYADCPLHVVHISSGSGAREAGRFKSRANVPVTLETCPQYLAFSKDDVADRGPFLKVNPSLKSDTQRERLWDAVQDGTIDIIGTDHFPTYRETREAGWEDIWEPYAGLPGVETMVEFLVSGGVHEGRISWPRLRELVCAAPARSAGIYPKKGSLQAGTDADVVLIRTEEYEVTADDQTFVGDWTPYEGQHWNARVDTVIAGGEVVATDHKVHSTAGRGQFLDRPL; from the coding sequence ATGACAGACATTCACATCAAAGATGCACAGGTGGTAACGGCGTCGGGCGTCCGGAGCGGTGAAATCACGATATCCGACGGGACGATAGACGCTGCCGGTCCCGTGTCGTCGGTCCCAGCCCCCAGTGACCCGGATGCTGTCATCGACGCTGACGGCATGGTCGCGCTTCCGGGCGCTATCGACGTACACACGCATATGCACGACGACGAGCTGTTTCCGGACGGGATCGACTTCGCGTCACAGACCGCGAGTGCGGTCGCCGGTGGAGTGACGACGGTCATCGAGTTACCGACACAGACCCCGATCACAACCCCAGATGCACTGCAGGAGAAAGCAGAGACGTGCTCCGCGCTGGCCCACGTCGATTTCGGCCTCGTTGCGGGCAACGTGCAAGACCCTGAAATCGACGTGACCGGCATCATGGACGCCGGAACAGCAGATTTCAAGACATTTACCGCTGACCCGTATCTGGCTGACGACGAAACCATCGCCCGGCTCATGCGGCGTGTCGGCGATGCCGGGGGAACAGTTCGTGTTCACTGCGAGACGCAAGGACTGCTCGACGACGCACGGTCGACTATCGACGGCGACGAACCCGACGTGTACATGGACTCACGACCGCTGGAGGCCGAACTTGACGCGATCTCTCGGGCGGGCTATTTCGCAGAATACGCCGACTGTCCGCTACACGTCGTCCACATCTCAAGTGGGAGCGGTGCGCGCGAAGCCGGGCGCTTCAAATCACGAGCCAACGTTCCAGTTACGCTCGAAACCTGTCCACAGTATCTAGCCTTCTCGAAAGATGACGTTGCCGACAGGGGACCGTTCCTGAAGGTCAATCCCAGCCTCAAATCCGACACCCAGCGGGAGCGGCTCTGGGATGCAGTACAGGACGGGACAATCGACATCATCGGCACGGATCACTTCCCGACCTACCGCGAGACGCGCGAAGCCGGCTGGGAGGATATCTGGGAGCCCTACGCCGGGCTCCCGGGCGTCGAGACGATGGTCGAGTTCCTCGTCAGCGGCGGCGTCCACGAAGGCCGGATATCTTGGCCGCGGCTCCGCGAACTCGTGTGTGCGGCACCGGCCCGGAGCGCTGGGATCTATCCGAAAAAAGGCTCGCTACAGGCCGGAACAGATGCGGACGTGGTACTCATTCGGACTGAAGAGTACGAGGTCACTGCCGACGACCAAACGTTCGTGGGAGACTGGACGCCATACGAAGGACAGCACTGGAACGCGCGTGTGGACACAGTCATTGCCGGCGGTGAGGTTGTCGCAACGGATCACAAGGTCCACTCAACGGCGGGTCGTGGGCAGTTCCTGGACCGCCCGCTGTAA
- a CDS encoding N-ethylammeline chlorohydrolase, which yields MILNAGTLITMDDARTVRSEAHVVVEDGDIVAIEDGYASGADVIDATDEVVIPGLVNCHTHMYALPIRGAPLAASPESFYEALVDIWWNVDEAFTERGARLSALGSCAEMLQSGVTTFCDNYSGPNTLPGGLDAVAEGVSQTPIRGMISFETTARSSEAQARDGIAENTRFIDEAEDRYDSVSGHYCLHTLFTNTEDIVRECVDRATDDDRPIQIHLEEGLVDVHESIADYGKRPVPALEDMGFFDAEVIAAHCVHSTESEIEILAENDVSVAHNPYSNINNAVGIADVETMQAHELTIGLGDDGWDPDMFETMRSAVGIHKLKQRNPSGFDMATALEWATIGSAAVLGMDDAVGSIEVGKCGDFVTLDLGPNPVLDESAPYYVVSAASRGDVTRTIIDGVPVYDQNSGVAGVDDSDMTAVGDASAELWERL from the coding sequence GTGATACTGAACGCAGGGACGCTCATCACCATGGACGATGCGCGCACGGTCCGGTCGGAGGCACACGTCGTTGTCGAGGACGGTGACATCGTCGCTATCGAGGACGGCTACGCGTCGGGGGCCGACGTGATCGACGCCACTGACGAAGTCGTCATCCCGGGACTGGTGAACTGCCATACTCATATGTACGCGCTCCCGATTCGCGGCGCGCCCCTCGCTGCGTCACCTGAGAGCTTTTACGAAGCGCTTGTCGACATCTGGTGGAACGTCGACGAGGCGTTTACCGAACGTGGCGCTCGCCTGTCCGCACTGGGTTCCTGCGCCGAAATGCTGCAGAGCGGCGTCACTACCTTCTGTGACAACTACTCTGGGCCGAACACGCTGCCGGGCGGTCTCGATGCCGTTGCCGAGGGGGTGTCACAGACGCCGATCCGCGGGATGATTTCCTTCGAGACGACAGCCCGTAGCTCCGAGGCCCAGGCCAGAGACGGAATCGCGGAGAATACGCGATTCATCGACGAAGCGGAAGACCGGTACGACTCCGTGTCTGGCCACTACTGCCTCCACACGCTGTTCACCAACACCGAAGACATCGTGAGAGAGTGTGTCGACAGGGCCACCGACGACGACCGCCCTATCCAGATACATCTCGAAGAGGGGCTGGTCGACGTTCACGAATCTATTGCCGACTACGGCAAACGACCGGTACCAGCGTTAGAAGACATGGGCTTTTTTGACGCCGAAGTCATCGCCGCCCACTGCGTCCATTCTACCGAGTCCGAAATCGAAATCCTCGCAGAAAACGACGTGAGCGTCGCTCACAACCCCTATTCTAACATCAACAACGCTGTCGGTATCGCCGATGTCGAAACGATGCAAGCCCACGAGCTGACAATCGGACTCGGTGACGACGGGTGGGATCCGGATATGTTCGAGACCATGCGTTCGGCCGTCGGCATACACAAACTCAAGCAGCGCAACCCGAGCGGCTTCGACATGGCGACCGCGCTCGAATGGGCGACAATCGGCAGTGCGGCGGTGCTGGGGATGGACGACGCTGTCGGCAGTATCGAGGTCGGCAAATGCGGTGATTTCGTCACGCTGGATCTGGGTCCGAACCCTGTGTTGGACGAAAGTGCTCCCTACTACGTTGTCAGCGCCGCAAGCCGTGGGGATGTGACCCGGACGATTATCGACGGGGTACCTGTGTACGACCAGAACTCAGGCGTCGCTGGTGTCGACGATTCGGACATGACCGCCGTCGGCGATGCGAGTGCCGAACTCTGGGAACGGTTATAA